The nucleotide sequence TCTGTTGTGCCAACATTTTCCCAGATTCATGTGTTGAATAAACCATTTAATGGATTTTGATTGGTATATATTTCTCTACCATCTCAACTATAGATATGCACATatctggctgcctcctcctcctcctccaagaaagaaagttagggttcgtgcctctcgccggcgtcgacgcaggtccgcctcgtcttcggtggccctagggccatggaggcacggtggatcctggcaagggccggcgggagggctccgtttttagtcgttttttacatttttgctagggtttgtgtcctgttcaGGAAGGTGAGACGGCGGCGGGCTCCCTGAatatggaataaaggtctccctgcctagcccccgttccggcggtgcgtctagcatcgttggtgggcgtgtggagatgTGTTTCCGGCAGATTTATCTTTGATGGATTTGTTCGGATCTCGTCattgttcgtctatgttcgtgtgtcttcggcttggatccttccgatctacgttatttttcataggcggcggttgttgttctggggtgctggtcctatgtgaccttagcacgacgacttcccgtcTGTCTACtgcaacaagttgtgcccgactccggcgatggggGTGTAAtgacggtggcgcgccttcggctcgctttagtACTTGTAGTCATTGCTAAGTGGTCTACAAATCTAGATataattttttatttctgatgtttGTTGTACCGCCATGattgattgaagatgaatagattgaaagttttcccgTAAAAAATACATATGCACACATCATGCATGAAATTATTATTTAAAATACTAAACCatgcctttttattttatttttaagagACAGGCAGGTGCACGATATGTAGTATTACAGATATGCTTGCACAAGGGGACAACGCCGGAAACCGTAGAAAAAGCGTCCACACACACAACTCAAACATTGGTACTTGTACATCTTAATTAGGCGGAGATCCTCATGAGCGATGGCCGCTACATTTCGATAAGCTAGTACTTCTTCGCAGTCGAAGCAACAAAGATAGGTGACGGAAATCAATGGGTAAGaattaatagtagatgttttttctCCAAGCCATCGGAGAAAAAAAACACTGTCGGCTCTATAAGAGAACCGACTATGAAATCGTCCATATCACAAGCAGGTTTTTTTAACTCCTTGGCAGTACATTCCCTAACTAGATTAATGCACCGCTTACAAATGTTCATTCAACCTTATATACTGCCAAATTGTTgcctactcccttcgtcccacaaTATAACAACGTTTTCCAAGCTGCTTGAAAAACTTTCttatattatggaatggagggagtatgttgtaAGCTTTAAGTCATGTCTTCCTTTCTCTCATCCTcacactaacactaacaattacCATTGGCTCGTTAGGCTCTCTCGGTCAAATTCAAAGACAGATTGATAATGAAgatgtttttttttcgaaaaggataATGAAGACGGTTTGAGGAAAAGAACATAGAGAAATGCATCGAGCTTCCTCATCTCATTTTCTGCATACGAAGAAGTCAAGAGAAATAACATAGTTCTTCATCTATAGTACTTTGCGTTTTTTTAATTTGAATCAACTAATGCTACTTCTTGAGAAACTTCCATCATGTTGTTCGAATGAAAAAAAAAGCAAATTATTGTCTACTTTGTCTTGTTGTTTCGGGAGAAAATAAAGAGATGCCGATTCATTAAGTGCTAGCAGGATAATATGTTAAAATCAAGCTGATATCAAGTAGTAtatcacacacaaaaaaaacactccACATGATGTATATTAGACAAAACAAAGAATTTCACATTCACGTTAAGTGATTTTCTCTAATTCATAGTGAAATGGACAATCACTGTTACATTTACATGGGGATGTAAGGAACTAAAGATGGTCTTCTTGAAAATGACGTGCATTTGTTCATGATAGAAATGCAATTTGACCTAACATCACACAAGAGAACCAACCACATCCTTCTTCACAACTGCAGAATAAGGCAAGGATACAACTTTCTGTCTTGATTAGGACTTCTCATAACTTGTTGGAACTTCAACATGACGGAATTTTTTATTCTATGTGCTAGTACGTAGCAGTATTATTTTtgcaacaaaacaaaacaaactcGATCTTCCTCCATCTTGAAATTCCAACAAATTCATCAAGCAAATTCATCAAGCAGGTCAACCCTTTGGTTAACCCAGTTAAGTAAAATGTAGTACTAGTAATTACACACACGAATCATGCGTACGTAGTAGTAGCAGTTGGCCAGCTGAGTAACTGGTGCATCATCCAGTGCGCGCCAGCTTGCGCGCGCTCATGTCCAGAGAGGCTCGTCGGCCCAGCCGACGTGCCCGGCCTGCAtgatgccgccgccgcccgccgcgctgcCGTCGACGGTGTAGAGCGCGTCCGTGGGCGCGGAGCCTACACCAGGCGGTGCGGCGAGCTGGGACTGTGATCCGCCTACGCCGGTGCAGTAGGCGTCCTGcggaggcgtggcggcggcggtggccaccTCGACGCAGAGCAGCGCGACGAGGTGCGCGtggtgggcgcgggcggcggcgagctccgcctGCGCGCGCGCGAGCTGCGCCTTGAGGCCGTCGACCTGCCTCTGGAGCTGGCAGATTGCGCCGGCGCTGCCGTAGACGGGGtcccgcgcgcgcgccgccgcctcgtacACCATGCTGCTCACCGCGTCCGCGCGCTGCTCCTCGGGCAGGTCCTGCAGGAGCTTGATGATGTT is from Triticum aestivum cultivar Chinese Spring chromosome 1B, IWGSC CS RefSeq v2.1, whole genome shotgun sequence and encodes:
- the LOC123086962 gene encoding LOB domain-containing protein 1-like, which encodes MESSGDTAPLHSSPTPTSPPAMATGTAVVMSPCAACKILRRRCVDRCVLAPYFPPTDPHKFATAHRVFGASNIIKLLQDLPEEQRADAVSSMVYEAAARARDPVYGSAGAICQLQRQVDGLKAQLARAQAELAAARAHHAHLVALLCVEVATAAATPPQDAYCTGVGGSQSQLAAPPGVGSAPTDALYTVDGSAAGGGGIMQAGHVGWADEPLWT